The following coding sequences lie in one Etheostoma cragini isolate CJK2018 unplaced genomic scaffold, CSU_Ecrag_1.0 ScbMSFa_3162, whole genome shotgun sequence genomic window:
- the LOC117940745 gene encoding photoreceptor outer segment membrane glycoprotein 2-like, which produces MAVGKVTFTKAERRTLAKFLWVLNWVSVVTGATLFGLGLFLRVEVQRWQEVMSEQSFLYAPHMLMSTGLAACAVNFLGGKICLEGSDAEKFLRWKMVVMPYVVCTVVLTACVLAGAVMCYIISSQLEEVLFLGLRTAMRYYKDTDTPGRCYLKRTLDLLQIQFQCCGNSGYRDWFQVQWVSNRYLDMNNSSVRE; this is translated from the exons ATGGCGGTGGGGAAGGTGACCTTCACCAAGGCGGAGCGAAGGACACTGGCCAAGTTCCTCTGGGTCCTGAACTGGGTCTCGGTTGTGACCGGGGCGACCCTCTTCGGACTGGGACTCTTCCTCAGGGTGGAGGTCCAGCGGTGGCAGGAAGTGATGTCAGAGCAGAGCTTCCTGTACGCGCCCCACATGCTGATGAGCACGGGGCTGGCGGCATGCGCCGTCAACTTCCTGGGCGGGAAAATCTGCCTGGAGGGGTCGGACGCCGAGAAGTTCCTCCGCTGGAAGATG GTGGTGATGCCGTACGTGGTCTGCACGGTGGTCCTGACGGCCTGCGTGCTGGCGGGCGCCGTCATGTGTTACATTATCAGCAGCCAGCTGGAGGAGGTGCTGTTCCTGGGCCTGAGGACCGCCATGCGCTACTACAAGGACACGGACACACCTGGACGCTGCTACCTGAAAAGGACCCTGGACCTGCTGCAGATCCAGTTCCAGTGCTGCGGGAACTCGGGGTACCGGGACTGGTTCCAGGTCCAGTGGGTCAGCAACCGCTACCTGGACATGAACAACAGCAGCGTGAGAGAGTAA